In the Emys orbicularis isolate rEmyOrb1 chromosome 3, rEmyOrb1.hap1, whole genome shotgun sequence genome, one interval contains:
- the RSAD2 gene encoding S-adenosylmethionine-dependent nucleotide dehydratase RSAD2, translating to MHLAEMRSLPQALAMLFRVLQAQLSALWLCLAPFSCRLRGALLPGRSPPLLEEGAGEPDGAEVPTVPTSVNYHFTRQCNYRCGFCFHTAKTSFVLPLEEARRGLAMLKEAGMEKINFSGGEPFLQERGEFVGKLVQFCKQELKLPSVSIVSNGSMIRERWFKRYGEYLDILAVSCDSFDEEVNVLIGRGQGNKNHIENLQRLRKWCRDYAVAFKLNSVINRFNVDEDMNEQIEALNPVRWKVFQCLLIEGENTGEDALREAEKFIISDEDFERFLDRHREISCLVPESNQKMRDSYLILDEYMRFLNCRNGRKEPSKSILDVGVEHAIKFSGFDEKMFLNRGGKYVWSKADMKLEW from the exons ATGCACCTGGCTGAAATGCGCAGCTTGCCCCAGGCGCTGGCGATGCTATTCCGGGTCCTCCAGGCGCAGCTGAGCGCCTTGTGGCTCTGCCTAGCGCCCTTCTCCTGCCGGCTCCGGGGGGCGCTGCTGCCGGGGAGGAGCCCCCCGCTGCTGGAGGAGGGCGCTGGGGAGCCGGATGGCGCCGAGGTGCCCACGGTCCCCACCAGCGTCAACTATCACTTCACCCGCCAGTGCAACTACCGCTGCGGCTTCTGCTTCCACACGGCCAAGACCTCCTTCGTGCTGCCCCTCGAGGAGGCCAGGAGGGGGCTGGCCATGCTCAAGGAGGCGG GTAtggaaaaaataaacttttcaggAGGAGAGCCATTTCTGCAAGAGAGAGGAGAATTTGTGGGCAAATTGGTCCAGTTTTGCAAGCAGGAACTAAAACTGCCAAGTGTCAGCATTGTGAGCAATGGCAGCATGATTAGAGAACGATGGTTCAAGCGCTACG GTGAATATCTAGACATTCTTGCAGTTTCCTGTGATAGTTTTGATGAGGAAGTCAATGTTTTAATTGGCCGTGGACAAGGAAACAAGAACCACATTGAGAATCTCCAAAGACTGAGAAAGTGGTGCCGAGATTATGCTGTGGCTTTTAAGTTAAATTCAGTAATTAATAGATTTAATGTTGACGAAGATATGAACGAACAGATTGAGGCACTAAATCCTGTCCGATGGAAG GTATTCCAATGCCTGCTCATTGAAGGAGAGAATACAGGTGAAGATGCACTGAGAGAAGCAGAGAAATTTATTATCAGTGATGAAGATTTTGAACGATTCTTAGATCGCCATAGAGAGATCTCATGTTTAGTACCAGAATCTAATCAGAAG ATGAGAGACTCATACCTCATTCTGGATGAATAT ATGCGTTTTCTGAACTGTAGAAATGGACGGAAAGAGCCTTCCAAATCTATCCTGGATGTAGGCGTAGAACATGCTATAAAATTCAGTGGATTTGATGAGAAGATGTTTCTGAATCGAGGAGGAAAATATGTGTGGAGTAAAGCAGATATGAAGCTAGAATGGTGA